One segment of Alistipes finegoldii DSM 17242 DNA contains the following:
- the rpoC gene encoding DNA-directed RNA polymerase subunit beta' — translation MSISKDNKTNNGYSRISIGLASPEEILAQSSGEVLKPETINYRTYKPERDGLFCERIFGPVKDYECHCGKYKRIRYKGIVCDRCGVEVTEKKVRRERMGHISLVVPVVHIWYFRSLPSKIGYLLGIPSKKLEAIIYYERYVVINAGAAAEQGIERLATLSEKEYLDVLAALPKGNQALDDSDPNKFVAQMGAEAIYTLLKTVDLDSMSYALRHKASTETSQQRKSEALKCLNVIESFRASEGKNKPEWMVLNVIPVIPPELRPLVPLDGGRFATSDLNDLYRRVIIRNNRLKRLIEIKAPEVILRNEKRMLQEAVDSLFDNSRKSNAVKNESNRPLKSLSDSLKGKQGRFRQNLLGKRVDYSARSVIVVGPELKMHEMGIPKDMAAELYKPFVIRKLIERGIVKTVKSAKKIIDRKDPVIWGILENVIKGHPVLMNRAPTLHRLGIQAFQPKLIEGKAMQLHPLACTAFNADFDGDQMAVHLPLGNAAILEAQLLMLGSHNVLNPANGAPITVPSQDMVLGLYYITKPRKGVKGEGRVFYGPEEAIIAYNERQADLHAIVKCLVDDIDENGNPITELKETTIGRILFNQVVPKEVGYINEILTKRSLRDIIAVVMKKAGADKVAAFLDDIKHMGYQMAFRGGLSFNLDAVIIPEEKEKLVQEGYERSDSIMEDYNMGLITNNERYNQIIDVWTNINTKLTKVVIDTLIKDDDGFNPVYMMLDSGARGSKEQIRQLSGMRGLMAKPQKSGVEGGQQVIENPILSNFKEGLSVLEYFISTHGARKGLADTALKTADAGYLTRRLVDVAQDVIINEEDCGTLRGLTATAIKRNDDVVQTLYDRILGRTALNDVIHPLTGEVICKAGEEITESIAEAIEKSPLESVEIRSVLTCEARRGVCAKCYGRNLATARMVQKGEVVGVIAAQSIGEPGTQLTLRTFHVGGVAGGTAVETNVVSKYEGRLEIDELRTVKGKNAMGEAIDIVISRQSEFRIVDPKTEIVLYTHNLPYGATLFMADGAEVKKGDMICEWDPYNAVIISEYEGRAVYENIIEGVTYRDERDEQTGLSEKVVTESKDKTKNPVIKIVNKEGEEVKQYNLPVSAHVVVKDNAKIKAGDILIKIPRAVGKSGGDITGGLPRVTELFEARNPSNPAIVSEIDGEVSFGKIKRGNREIIITSKQGDMKRYLVPLSRQIIVQENDYVKAGSPLSDGAITPSDILNILGPTKVQEYIVNEVQEVYRMQGVKINDKHFEVIVRQMMNKVRIEDPGDTRFFEDQTVDKWEFMDVNDELYDKVVVTDAGDSTSLQPGQIVSLRKLRDENSSLKRRDMKPVQVRDIIPATSTQVLQGITRAALQTSSFISAASFQETTKVLNEAAIQAKVDPLENLKENVICGHLIPGGTGLREYDNLVVGSKAELESLQQAQ, via the coding sequence ATGTCAATTTCCAAAGACAATAAGACGAACAATGGTTACAGCCGCATTTCGATTGGCTTGGCCTCCCCTGAGGAGATTCTGGCCCAGTCGAGCGGCGAGGTGCTCAAGCCCGAAACCATTAACTATCGTACCTACAAGCCTGAGCGCGACGGTCTGTTCTGCGAACGCATTTTCGGTCCCGTCAAGGACTACGAATGCCATTGCGGCAAGTACAAGCGTATCCGCTACAAGGGTATCGTCTGCGACCGCTGCGGTGTGGAGGTGACCGAGAAGAAGGTGCGCCGCGAGCGTATGGGCCACATTTCGCTGGTCGTGCCCGTGGTTCACATCTGGTACTTCCGTTCGCTGCCCTCGAAGATCGGTTACCTGCTGGGTATTCCGTCGAAGAAGCTGGAGGCGATCATCTATTACGAGCGTTATGTCGTGATCAACGCCGGCGCCGCCGCCGAGCAGGGCATCGAGCGTCTGGCCACGCTTTCGGAGAAGGAGTATCTCGACGTGCTGGCCGCGCTGCCGAAGGGCAATCAGGCGCTGGATGACAGCGATCCCAACAAGTTTGTCGCGCAGATGGGCGCCGAGGCGATCTACACGCTTCTGAAGACCGTGGACCTCGATTCGATGTCCTACGCGCTGCGTCACAAGGCTTCGACCGAGACTTCGCAGCAGCGTAAGAGCGAAGCCCTCAAGTGCCTGAACGTCATCGAGTCGTTCCGCGCGTCGGAGGGTAAGAACAAGCCCGAATGGATGGTGCTGAACGTCATCCCGGTCATTCCGCCCGAACTGCGTCCGCTGGTGCCGCTGGACGGCGGCCGTTTCGCCACGTCGGACCTGAACGACCTTTACCGTCGTGTCATCATCCGCAACAACCGTCTGAAGCGGCTCATCGAGATCAAGGCTCCGGAGGTGATTCTGCGCAACGAGAAGCGCATGCTGCAGGAGGCTGTCGATTCGCTGTTCGACAACTCGCGCAAGAGCAACGCCGTGAAGAACGAGTCGAACCGTCCGCTCAAGTCGCTGTCGGATTCGCTCAAGGGCAAGCAGGGACGTTTCCGTCAGAACCTGCTGGGTAAGCGTGTCGATTATTCGGCCCGTTCGGTCATCGTCGTCGGCCCTGAGCTGAAGATGCACGAGATGGGTATTCCGAAGGACATGGCGGCCGAGCTTTACAAGCCGTTCGTGATCCGCAAGCTCATCGAGCGCGGCATCGTGAAGACGGTGAAATCCGCGAAGAAGATCATCGACCGGAAAGACCCCGTGATCTGGGGTATTCTGGAGAATGTCATAAAGGGACACCCCGTGCTGATGAACCGCGCCCCGACCCTGCACCGTCTGGGTATTCAGGCGTTCCAGCCCAAGCTGATCGAGGGCAAGGCAATGCAGCTCCACCCGCTGGCATGTACGGCGTTCAACGCCGACTTCGACGGCGACCAGATGGCCGTGCACCTGCCGCTGGGAAATGCCGCCATTCTGGAGGCCCAGCTGCTGATGCTCGGTTCGCACAACGTCCTTAACCCCGCCAACGGCGCGCCTATCACCGTGCCGTCGCAGGACATGGTCCTCGGTCTGTACTACATCACCAAACCCCGCAAGGGCGTGAAGGGCGAAGGCCGCGTATTTTACGGTCCTGAGGAGGCTATTATCGCCTACAACGAGCGTCAGGCGGACCTGCACGCCATCGTGAAGTGTCTGGTGGACGACATCGACGAGAACGGCAATCCGATTACCGAATTGAAGGAGACGACCATCGGCCGCATCCTCTTCAATCAGGTGGTGCCCAAGGAGGTCGGTTATATCAACGAAATCCTCACGAAGCGTTCGCTGCGCGACATCATCGCCGTGGTGATGAAGAAGGCCGGTGCCGACAAGGTGGCCGCTTTCCTCGACGATATCAAGCACATGGGTTACCAGATGGCCTTCCGCGGCGGTCTGTCGTTCAACCTCGACGCCGTGATTATCCCCGAAGAGAAGGAGAAACTCGTGCAGGAGGGTTACGAGCGTTCGGACTCCATCATGGAGGACTACAACATGGGTCTGATTACCAACAACGAACGTTACAACCAGATCATCGACGTCTGGACGAACATCAATACCAAACTCACGAAGGTCGTGATCGACACGCTGATCAAGGACGACGACGGTTTCAACCCGGTATACATGATGCTCGACTCCGGCGCCCGCGGTTCGAAGGAGCAGATTCGTCAGCTGAGCGGTATGCGCGGTCTTATGGCCAAGCCGCAGAAGTCGGGCGTCGAGGGCGGTCAGCAGGTCATCGAGAACCCGATCCTCTCGAACTTCAAGGAGGGACTTTCGGTGCTGGAGTACTTCATTTCGACGCACGGTGCCCGTAAGGGTCTTGCCGATACCGCGCTTAAGACCGCCGACGCAGGTTATCTGACCCGTCGTCTGGTGGACGTTGCGCAGGACGTGATTATCAACGAAGAGGACTGCGGTACGCTCCGCGGCTTGACGGCTACGGCCATCAAGCGCAACGACGACGTTGTGCAGACACTCTACGACCGTATTCTCGGCCGTACGGCACTGAACGACGTGATCCATCCGCTTACGGGCGAAGTGATCTGCAAGGCCGGCGAGGAGATTACCGAGTCGATCGCCGAAGCGATCGAGAAGTCGCCGCTGGAGTCGGTCGAGATCCGCTCGGTGCTGACCTGCGAGGCGCGCCGCGGCGTATGCGCCAAATGCTACGGCCGCAACCTTGCCACTGCCCGCATGGTGCAGAAGGGCGAAGTGGTCGGCGTGATCGCCGCCCAGTCGATCGGCGAGCCGGGTACGCAGCTTACGCTCCGTACGTTCCACGTCGGCGGTGTGGCCGGCGGTACGGCCGTCGAGACCAATGTCGTTTCGAAATACGAAGGCCGTCTGGAAATCGACGAGCTGCGCACCGTCAAGGGCAAGAACGCCATGGGCGAGGCGATCGACATCGTCATTTCGCGTCAGTCGGAGTTCCGCATCGTCGATCCCAAGACCGAAATCGTTCTCTATACGCACAACCTGCCTTACGGCGCGACGCTCTTCATGGCGGACGGCGCCGAAGTCAAGAAGGGCGACATGATCTGCGAGTGGGACCCCTACAACGCCGTTATTATTTCGGAGTACGAGGGCCGCGCCGTTTACGAAAACATCATCGAGGGCGTTACCTACCGCGATGAGCGCGACGAGCAGACCGGACTTTCGGAGAAGGTGGTCACCGAGTCGAAAGACAAGACCAAGAACCCCGTCATCAAGATCGTCAACAAGGAGGGCGAGGAGGTTAAGCAGTACAACCTGCCCGTTTCGGCCCACGTCGTGGTGAAGGACAACGCCAAGATCAAGGCCGGCGATATCCTCATCAAGATTCCGCGTGCCGTCGGCAAGTCGGGCGGTGACATCACCGGCGGTCTGCCGCGTGTTACCGAGCTGTTCGAAGCCCGCAACCCGTCGAACCCCGCCATCGTTTCGGAAATCGACGGCGAGGTGTCGTTCGGCAAGATCAAGCGCGGTAACCGTGAGATCATCATCACCTCGAAACAGGGCGATATGAAGCGTTACCTCGTGCCCCTGTCGCGTCAGATCATTGTGCAGGAGAACGACTACGTGAAGGCCGGAAGCCCGCTGTCGGACGGTGCCATCACTCCGAGCGACATCCTCAATATCCTCGGCCCGACGAAGGTGCAGGAGTACATCGTCAACGAGGTGCAGGAGGTGTACCGCATGCAGGGTGTGAAGATCAACGACAAACACTTCGAGGTCATCGTCCGCCAGATGATGAACAAGGTGCGGATCGAAGATCCGGGAGACACCCGTTTCTTCGAGGACCAGACCGTCGACAAGTGGGAGTTCATGGACGTCAACGACGAACTTTACGACAAGGTGGTCGTTACCGACGCCGGCGATTCGACGTCGCTGCAGCCCGGACAGATCGTTTCGCTGCGCAAGCTCCGCGACGAGAATTCGAGCCTCAAGCGCCGCGACATGAAGCCCGTGCAGGTGCGCGATATTATTCCCGCAACCTCGACGCAGGTGCTGCAGGGTATTACCCGCGCCGCGCTGCAGACTTCGAGCTTCATCTCGGCCGCATCGTTCCAAGAGACCACCAAGGTGCTCAACGAAGCTGCCATCCAAGCGAAGGTCGATCCGCTGGAGAACCTCAAGGAGAACGTTATCTGCGGTCATCTGATCCCCGGCGGTACGGGTCTGCGCGAGTACGACAACCTCGTGGTCGGTTCGAAAGCCGAGCTGGAATCGCTTCAGCAGGCGCAGTAA